AAATTATATTTGCGTTATTGAAGGGGAGTCAGGACGTCAAATGGTTTAGGTCCTTTTTGAGAGCAAAACTTTCAACAGTCTTGACGGTTGTGGGATATCTGCATAGGTACATTTAATCAAGCATCTCAATACAATTTTGAATTCAGGATGTTTGCGAGCGTATATAAAGAAATTAATGGCGCTATTTGCCAAGGTTAAAATCCGAAGATAGTAAATGGCGTGACTTGAATTCGGTATGACATTGACGACGAAAAAAGGTAGGAAACACGCGAAGAATGCACATACAACAAAGAACAGGTTCTTGGTGATTTCAACCTGTTTTCGAGATATTGTTTTTCGCTTCATAAGTGATGGTATTGCTGCGTTGGAGCCACTAAGTTGTTCAGTACTATCTAGAGATCGTGCAATTGATTGTGTGTCAGTATTTGAGcttgctgtgacgtcatttgtgaTATTGATAGCCACGTCTGGACCATGTCCTTGTTTTGCTGATTCGTCAGCCACACTCTCTTGTGAATCCGCAAGGGATACACTTGTAAACGTACCATCGGTAGAACCCTCAATTGGAGCACTTGAAGAGACTTCAGTATTTACATATCTGACTTTTAACTCACCTCCAAGACTTGAAATTGGAATCGTAAGCTTTTCTTTCTGTTTACGAAAATGTTTCTTAAGATAAATATAGATCCACAAGTAACTTGTAACAATGGCTGCGAATGGGATAGGAAACGCGACTACTGTTTGAACCGTGTTGAAAATATCAGCATTGGGGTGACCGTCCATATCACCACACGATAAGTCAGTGCGGTCATATCCGTATGCACCATTTCCTGTTAAAGGTGATATAGTAATAGCTGCAATGGGTATAATCCATGGCAATGCTACCAAAAGCCCCAATTTCCACGATGTAAAGATTTTCTGATACAACAATGGCTTGGTGATTAGTATGAGTCGGTTGACACTGATGACGCCCAAGTTATACATACTAGCCCCAGTGCAGGCAAATATAACAAACCCCGTAACCTCACAAAGCCATTCAATTTCTGGTATCGGCCAGCTATTTCTACCAAGCAATCCAACCATGTACCATATCAAGAAAAAGGAAGTTAGCCAATCTGCTATGCTTAAACTGGTAACGAATGCATTGGTAGATGTCTGTAGTTTGCGAGAAAATGCAACAGCTAGGATGATCATAGAGTTACCGATAAGACCTGTCACTGATATGAGTCCGACTATAGTAGAAGTAAGGACTTGTTCCCAAAAGCTAATGTTGATGAAAGTTGATGTGGAGTTACCATTGTTGGTTGTGTTACTCATCATGGCAGAATCCATTACTGATTATGCCCATATACCGAGGTTCGTAATCGTTATGATGTTTTTATTTATCTTCGTGACTTGTAACAAGATTCATACTTTGATTAACTAAAAGTTTCAAACACTATATGAATGACAGCAGTTCTAAACACTTTATTTTAATGCTCCAGCAAGTGCTCACTGCTCGGTCGTATGATTGTATAATGGTTAAAAGTTGACGTACATGTATTATGTACAATGCCCTACTGCCACTTTCCTATATTGAGGAAATCCCCGGGAAatccttattattattaattgctCATATTAGAACCGCAGATCACAACAATGATCATTGCATTTTCGTTTCAGTTACCGTCATGAAAAAAACCcaacagtgaaaaaaaaaattgtctcttTGTTTTCTTTACGTTGCATGTTTCTCGGGTAaatcaaacaagcaagcaaacaaacaaacaaaccttaATTTCAAGTATTATGATGTATTATGTAAAAACCAAATAAGAAAAACGAGTTTTTTAAGTTGTTGGTGGTGGAATTCCCCAGGTTTGCACTTCGCACAACGTCAAAAATTAACCGGAAATAAGGCCAAAGTTGCATGATGTTTTCGATTTTGTTTTTCAGGAACTGAGTACCATGTGACGGTTATGCCCTTGGTGTAAATCATGACGCAAATAGTGTTGTGAGAAATTAGTTTTGTTTTGACTCTTGTTTGTATTCACAAGGGTAAACCATAATTTTGATATTAACATAACTTGAAATGAATGaaatctatacaaaaacgattcttttataaaccatcatgcgcacagtttccacctcgatacacctgagtacacattttcgtccaagagctctcaagcaagcagtgaattatctccacacagtctttgattacactacacggttaagTGCATAGCattgtaagagctgtggagcttctagctgaaaaatgggcctctttgattggtttttgttgaaacctcaagtgttcccttcatccaatcagaatgttTTCTTAtaacaaacgaaagctaacacttccccctaaaaacagttTTTTCCACTAGGTCAACAGTTaaatgcaattcaatgttatagcaaggcgaatgtggcaaATCTGTTGAATGCTACCTATCCAAgcaatttttttgaccaaaatgcaggttttaaaagtcaaaacctcaagtatttcttaattacaatatttttcaaaatttatgtcattaaataaaaaaaagcacacttatattgtccatatactagcttcattagaATGAACAATGGCCAGTTTTCTTTAAAttgtaaatcttgtgcaaaaattaACTATTTTCGCCTGCTTTGTCATATAGTTGTAAATTTAATGAACTAAAATaacgcttacaaattaatatgaaaAATTTGTATAAGAAATAAACTGGTGAAGTGTTGACGGCAGCATTCTAAACGGTTGCCAGTGCATCATTTTACAGGAGAGGCATTTTTGTGTTTTATACTAagtgttacccagcaaacacaaaatggtttcgacattattcgcaaaaggtttgaAAAGGCTGccatttaaatgtcggtataGGGGATAACTTCTGCAAATAATCTGACATaaagttatttaagtgttgacaaaatagttgaCAAAAATGCTTGTAAACAATATTTTaccataacattttgatgttgttgtagtgtgctttcaatacaaaacatataacccgacatttaatgttattaaaacgattttaccaAAACTAAAGCCCAAAATATAACCAGTTTATAAACGTTTTTTGCTGGGTAAATATTAGAATTAGTTTATATTCACCGTAAGATATCGTAAGTGAATGTAATACTTTCGtaagtgccacttacgatagttttTCACTCACTTAAAAAGCTAGTTTTGGAATACAGGACTGTCGTTGGTGTACGCACGGATGCATTTTTAGCATATTTATCGGATAATTTGTGAAATAAATCCTTCAATAATAAAACTGGATAATGATATGAATACTTCAAAGCATAGAAATCAGGTTAAGGCCAAACAGAACCCAGATAAGTAACATTTCGCACGTGCACAACTCGTCGGTTCAGCATGTAAGACTGTCGTAAGTGTCACTTCCGACGGATTTAAATTCCAGCAAACGGGATTGTAGCACGCAAGACCGTTAATACTTACGACTGTTTCAAATAACATCACACGAGATTTGTGAATGCAAGGCTGTTATAAGGCACTTATAATGACAATTCAAATTCCAGCACTAAGGATCTGGGAATGCAAGACTACAGAGATCTGGttggtgctagagcccatcatggaactAAGATATTCAAAAAAAATCGGTGATATACTTGATGGGCTTTCCGTATACGGTATTTGGAGTGGTGGCTGTGGATTGCAATTGATGGTCATGTACTCGGTTTTAGAaacactgatgatgagacccaggctttctgctgcagccgctgttctggtcagctgtgGTTATGCCCgcgggatggaagattcaagtAATGCAATATCGTCTGCGAAACCTTGGTAGGATATCGCCAGGAACGACGCGGATGTGTTTCAACACCACTGGCAGTCCCATTGGTAGCCATCTTCATCAAATATTCGATGAGAACAATAAATAGGAACGGAACATCTCCCTGCAATACTCCCGTAGTCACTAGGaagggatccgagatgttgccatctaccaataCGGCGCTTTGTGAATTACGTATTGCCTTTACGATGCTCTCTGGGATACCATAGTGCCTGCGGCCTCAAAACATAAAGCATCATATTTCTGTTCATTGAATCAAAGGGCTTTCTTGTAGTCAATGAATTTTATAGTGAGTAGGAGTTGGTAACTATGGAAGGCCTCCATGATTCTACCGAGAATATGCGTTTGCTGTGCACAGCTTCTGCCTGGTCTGAATCCGGTCTGGTTACTTCTTATTACAGGACCAACATGGTCCctaattctattcagtaggatccTATTGTACACCTTAGCTGCAACTGACATCATTGTGATTCCTCTATAGTTTCTTTGGAAGGGAACAATAACATTGGCAATCGACTGTTCCGGCGGCGTAAGCTTTGTAAAAACgcagaatttatggatgatgtctaTCATAGCTTCACCACCACCCTGGAGTGCCTGAGTGGTTATCACACAGTCCAGTCcagcagctttgtttgttttcattgcttgAATGGTTTTTCTTGTCTCTTTCAGGGTAGGGGATCAGCACTAGGTAAGTCCTGGTCGGCGGGTGGTGGATACCACCTCCAAACATGGTAAAAGTTGGTAACTGATCAACGATATCACTGGTAGAAAGGCATGCAGTACAGGTCAGTTGAAGCGAAACACTCAAAGTGAAAGGTCACCAATTGGTACAACCACTTTAAAGGCCTTCTTGGAAGCCCTCCTGACATTGATGATGAGGAAATACACCAATCTTAGATGAGTTGATATTAATGTAGGGCCATTTGACAAAGAAGAAAACGAAGAAGCTACGGCATCTTTGGTTGAGGGAAGGAGCTGTGGAGATGACAGCATACCTCCAGGAGTGCTGGAGAGATGCGACTTAGATGACATTGTGTTAGGGTTCTGCAACGATGCACTTTTCCAAGGGAAGAAATCTGATCAATGGTCCATACTTGATATTGTTCCTATCCACAAATCAGGAGATCTTAGTTCAGGGAGCAACTATCGTGGTATCAGTCTAATCTCCATCGTAGCCAAAACCTACAACAGAATGATACTTAATAGGATCAGACCAGAAGTTGACAAGATTCTGAGAGCAAATCAAAATGGATTTAGAGTTGGTAGAACGACTATTGggtacataatcatgataattgcacgACAAAGGCTGATTGAAGAGGTGAAGGCACACATCCTGTCAGCGATAATAACATTCATCGACTTCAAGGAAGCTTTCGACACCATCCATGGGGCAAGATGTTGAAAGTACTCCATGCCTACGGCATTCATTAACTTATTGTTAAGCTATAGGTAAAATGTACCAAATCACCAAAGCTCAAGTAATATCACCAGATGGAGAGACAAACTCGTTTGAAATCTTGGCAGTGGTACTTCAGGGTGATACCCTGGGCCCATACCTGTTTGTGATTGTCCTCGACTTTGCATTGAGAATGGCTGTTGATGGAAGCGAACAGACGCTAGTATTCCATCTGGAAAAGAGACAAAACAGGAGACTTGGACCAGTGGTGGTGACAGACTTCGATGTTGCTGTCGACATagcactgttgtctgaggaaatactaTAAGTAAAAGAACTGCTTCACAGAGTTCAGACTTGAGCAGCAGCGTGAAGGGCGTGCAGCAAACATAAGAACATCTAGAAGTCAACTCTTACAAAGAGTTTCAAACTTCGAatctttgctgcaacagtggagtcggtgctgctttatgAATGTGAAGCGTGGACCATCACCCCTTAACTTGCAAAGCGGATTGATGGCTGTTATACCCGAATGCTAAGTCCATTGGAAGGAACATATTATGCAGGCCATTGTTCCAGAAGTAAGGAGCCCTCATCAAAAATAGTTCATTGGATACTCACGCACGGGAGGCGGAAACCGGGAAGACCTGAAAAAACTGAAAGCAGCAGACTTCAGGACAGCAATGAAGGATAaaaagttgtggaaagccatcacagttcgaggacaccactcgaatgaAGAAAGTAAGCAAGCAAGTTAAGCATTGACTAATACACTTTCATATTGTGTAAAGAAACAATTTCGGGCCAAAAACGTCATGTACCATAGTTTTGCATTCTGTCGACACAGCCGGCCTCCCAATATCACTTGCAATCCAGATGTCGCTAATCATACTAATTGATCAGCACTGTCTAGATGTTGATTTGTTACTGACAAAATCCGACAATACT
Above is a window of Amphiura filiformis chromosome 7, Afil_fr2py, whole genome shotgun sequence DNA encoding:
- the LOC140156245 gene encoding 5-hydroxytryptamine receptor 1F-like, which produces MDSAMMSNTTNNGNSTSTFINISFWEQVLTSTIVGLISVTGLIGNSMIILAVAFSRKLQTSTNAFVTSLSIADWLTSFFLIWYMVGLLGRNSWPIPEIEWLCEVTGFVIFACTGASMYNLGVISVNRLILITKPLLYQKIFTSWKLGLLVALPWIIPIAAITISPLTGNGAYGYDRTDLSCGDMDGHPNADIFNTVQTVVAFPIPFAAIVTSYLWIYIYLKKHFRKQKEKLTIPISSLGGELKVRYVNTEVSSSAPIEGSTDGTFTSVSLADSQESVADESAKQGHGPDVAINITNDVTASSNTDTQSIARSLDSTEQLSGSNAAIPSLMKRKTISRKQVEITKNLFFVVCAFFACFLPFFVVNVIPNSSHAIYYLRILTLANSAINFFIYARKHPEFKIVLRCLIKCTYADIPQPSRLLKVLLSKRT